The following proteins are encoded in a genomic region of Oncorhynchus keta strain PuntledgeMale-10-30-2019 chromosome 35, Oket_V2, whole genome shotgun sequence:
- the LOC118378610 gene encoding ubinuclein-1-like isoform X1, with amino-acid sequence MAEPRRVQLTTLSSNVPLQSAVGVKPALPPKEAVTVTPVAASTSTSWGSPTKQPVAASNSCSQGSSTKLVKTERFVLTLFEPDQHRCPEFYYPELVYKKKSVSDKDVPNTIEQENREKDELGAIARRFEDKYGCGNKRKKDRIQDLVDIGYGYDNEDSFIDNSEAYDELVPASLSTKLGGFYVNSGPLHFRQASDTETDDDSMTKNQQPKPPKVINSMTKNQQPKPPKKRRKEEGVKRRKYPGQVVTANPTVSNTGVLPDKNMWEEKPKKKKRKKPAGPLSVTDMLRKFQKQKDKEKLKREKEREKFVLEKTTLPTTPYVSADPAGGGANMADPLLSLIGSTNDRAFLQAASTVDFDLDLDTLLDASAETLANQVVVAMTLTNQEVNAKTLAYKEVNGAGGDTRTSTLESHTQTPIDPVPHPQDQIDLVSESISKPQAPKPSTQPVSDPQVQPSSQPTPLPEGLSPAMEKRAQDLALAAKGLEGESKVKFFTPEVNAILLDIELQCRDVSGQVRSKVYTHLASFLPCSRETLLKRVKKLLLTQEEPLQRLRQAIDKVMPEQISRYHDDCQAHAQARAAKMVEESKEREQKENTGSEEEEGEEEGEERSGKRVVGPRKKFRWNQEIREGLCSAVRVRMDRFKVEKGKGETQGPEEFLKAFLDTEIKALWPKGWMQPRVLLKESRRVHCPTAPLQQVKRKSVKKRSSLGSAPTLPGTSSGPGEPQVFLGVQPQNGSPLLGSGVSTTRQNLDDSLDQGRILTPPSLGVVKEELPELRGEESCRSDFGSPIAVLTPYDDLKPLPVSMSANANTHAQSTTANTPPQANTHSQSPLTVLANQALAQVHIHKDYVSQGHLALTQDLSLQNGHPPPPQKKKKKRVSEASARSLPAPGHKPAPGLPGIPLLHALGFPLSDFGPGTMGTLTQSQHSKDALVTGTTPGTFHHGLTHNGSQLVGEGPNAQRKLQ; translated from the exons ATGGCCGAACCACGAAGGGTTCAACTGACTACGCTGTCCAGTAATGTCCCCTTGCAGTCAGCCGTGGGGGTTAAACCAGCGTTACCCCCTAAAGAGGCGGTCACCGTTACTCCAGTAGCTGCGTCGACCTCAACTTCCTGGGGAAGTCCAACCAAACAACCTGTAGCCGCATCCAACTCGTGTTCTCAGGGTAGTTCAACCAAACTGGTTAAGACCGAACGCTTTGTCCTGACGTTGTTTGAGCCAGACCAGCATAGGTGTCCTGAGTTCTACTACCCTGAACTTGTTTACAAAAAG AAGAGCGTTTCAGACAAAGATGTACCAAACACAATtgagcaggagaacagagagaaggatgAACTTGGAGCGATCGCCAGGAGATTCGAGGATAAATAT ggatgtgGGAACAAACGTAAGAAGGATCGTATTCAGGATCTAGTGGATATAGGCTATGGTTATGACAACGAAGACTCTTTCATCGACAACTCAGAGGCA tATGATGAGTTGGTCCCAGCCTCTCTGAGCACCAAGCTGGGAGGGTTCTATGTCAACTCTGGACCTCTCCATTTCCGCCAGGCCTCTGATACGGAGACAGACGACGACTCCATGACCAAGAACCAACAACCCAAGCCCCCTAAAGTAATTAACTCCATGACCAAGAACCAACAACCCAAGCCCCCTAAA AAACGCAGGAAGGAAGAGGGAGTGAAGAGGAGGAAATACCCTGGACAGGTGGTGACTGCAAACCCCACGGTGTCAAACACTGG TGTTCTACCTGACAAAAACATGTGGGAGGAGAAACCGAAGAAGAAGAAAAGGAAGAAGCCTGCTGGTCCTCTGAGTGTCACAGACATGTTGAGAAAGTTCCAGAaacagaaagacaaagagaaactaaaaagagagaaagagcgagagaagtTTGTTCTGGAGAagactacactacccacaaccccctATGTTTCTGCAGACCCTGCTGGGGGCGGCGCCAACATGGCAGACCCTCTGCTCAGCTTGATCGGATCGACCAATGACAGGGCGTTTCTCCAGGCAGCCAGCACTGTGGACTTTGACCTCGATCTAGACACCCTATTGGACGCCTCCGCTGAGACGCTGGCCAATCAGGTAGTCGTTGCCATGACCTTAACCAATCAGGAGGTCAACGCTAAGACCTTGGCCTACAAGGAAGTGAACG GTGCAGGTGGTGACACCCGTACTTCCACCCTGGAGagccacacacagacccccatcGACCCTGTCCCTCACCCCCAGGACCAGATTGACCTGGTCTCTGAATCCATCTCCAAGCCCCAGGCCCCAAAACCATCTACACAGCCAGTCTCTGACCCACAGGTCCAGCCCTCGTCACAGCCCACTCCCCTGCCTGAAGGTCTGTCACCAGCCATGGAGAAGAGAGCTCAAGACCTGGCCCTG GCTGCTAAGGGGTTGGAGGGAGAGTCAAAGGTCAAGTTCTTCACACCAGAGGTCAACGCCATCCTACTGGA CATTGAGCTGCAGTGCAGAGATGTGAGTGGCCAGGTGCGTTCTAAGGTGTACACACACCTTGCTTCATTCCTCCCCTGCAGCAGAGAGACACTGCTGAAACGGGTCAAGAAACTACTGCTGACACAG GAGGAGCCTCTCCAGAGGTTGAGGCAGGCAATCGACAAGGTGATGCCGGAACAGATCTCCCGTTACCACGACGACTGCCAGGCCCACGCCCAGGCCAGGGCCGCTAA GATGGTGGAGGAGAGTAAAGAGCGAGAACAGAAGGAGAACACAggatcagaggaggaggagggggaggaggagggggaggagaggagtggtaaACGAGTGGTGGGCCCCAGGAAGAAATTCAGATGGAACCAAGAGATCAG GGAGGGCCTGTGCAGTGCTGTTCGGGTGAGGATGGACAGATTCAAAGTGGAGAAAGGGAAAGGTGAGACGCAGGGACCGGAGGAGTTCCTGAAAGCTTTCTTGGACACAGAGATCAAAGCCCTCTGGCCGAAAGGCTGGATGCAGCCCAG AGTGCTGCTGAAGGAGAGTAGAAGGGTCCACTGCCCCACTGCACCTCTACAGCA AGTGAAGAGGAAGTCGGTGAAGAAACGGTCCTCTTTGGGCAGTGCTCCAACTCTTCCAGGGACCTCCAGTGGGCCTGGGGAGCCTCAGGTTTTCCTAGGAGTTCAACCCCAGAACGGTTCACCTCTTCTGGGCTCAGGCGTATCCACAACCCGCCAGAATCTAGATGACTCTCTGGACCAGGGTCGCATCCTCACACCCCCCTCTTTAGGGGTTGTGAAGGAGGAGCTCCCTGAGCTGAGGGGGGAGGAGAGTTGCCGGTCTGATTTTGGTTCCCCCATCGCTGTGTTGACCCCCTACGATGATTTGAAGCCTTTGCCTGTCAGCATGTCAGCCAATGCCAACACACATGCTCAGTCAACGACCGCGAACACACCCCCTCAGGCGAACACTCACTCCCAGTCTCCTCTGACCGTGCTCGCTAACCAGGCGCTGGCGCAAGTCCACATCCACAAAGACTACGTTTCCCAGGGGCACCTAGCATTGACGCAGGACCTTTCACTCCAGAACggccaccctcctccaccacagaagaagaagaagaaacgg GTTTCTGAGGCGTCTGCACGGAGCTTGCCCGCTCCGGGACACAAACCCGCTCCTGGTCTTCCTGGGATCCCTCTACTCCATGCCCTGGGTTTCCCGCTCTCCGACTTCGGACCAGGAACCATGGGAACGCTGACCCAGTCACAACATTCCAAAGACGCCCTGGTCACCGGCACCACTCCCGGAACGTTCCACCACGGACTCACGCACA ATGGCAGCCAGCTGGTGGGAGAGGGACCCAACGCTCAGAGAAAACTACAGTGA
- the LOC118378610 gene encoding ubinuclein-1-like isoform X4, whose amino-acid sequence MTKNQQPKPPKVINSMTKNQQPKPPKVINSMTKNQQPKPPKKRRKEEGVKRRKYPGQVVTANPTVSNTGVLPDKNMWEEKPKKKKRKKPAGPLSVTDMLRKFQKQKDKEKLKREKEREKFVLEKTTLPTTPYVSADPAGGGANMADPLLSLIGSTNDRAFLQAASTVDFDLDLDTLLDASAETLANQVVVAMTLTNQEVNAKTLAYKEVNGAGGDTRTSTLESHTQTPIDPVPHPQDQIDLVSESISKPQAPKPSTQPVSDPQVQPSSQPTPLPEGLSPAMEKRAQDLALAAKGLEGESKVKFFTPEVNAILLDIELQCRDVSGQVRSKVYTHLASFLPCSRETLLKRVKKLLLTQEEPLQRLRQAIDKVMPEQISRYHDDCQAHAQARAAKMVEESKEREQKENTGSEEEEGEEEGEERSGKRVVGPRKKFRWNQEIREGLCSAVRVRMDRFKVEKGKGETQGPEEFLKAFLDTEIKALWPKGWMQPRVLLKESRRVHCPTAPLQQVKRKSVKKRSSLGSAPTLPGTSSGPGEPQVFLGVQPQNGSPLLGSGVSTTRQNLDDSLDQGRILTPPSLGVVKEELPELRGEESCRSDFGSPIAVLTPYDDLKPLPVSMSANANTHAQSTTANTPPQANTHSQSPLTVLANQALAQVHIHKDYVSQGHLALTQDLSLQNGHPPPPQKKKKKRVSEASARSLPAPGHKPAPGLPGIPLLHALGFPLSDFGPGTMGTLTQSQHSKDALVTGTTPGTFHHGLTHNGSQLVGEGPNAQRKLQ is encoded by the exons ATGACCAAGAACCAACAACCCAAGCCCCCTAAAGTAATTAACTCCATGACCAAGAACCAACAACCCAAGCCCCCTAAAGTAATTAACTCCATGACCAAGAACCAACAACCCAAGCCCCCTAAA AAACGCAGGAAGGAAGAGGGAGTGAAGAGGAGGAAATACCCTGGACAGGTGGTGACTGCAAACCCCACGGTGTCAAACACTGG TGTTCTACCTGACAAAAACATGTGGGAGGAGAAACCGAAGAAGAAGAAAAGGAAGAAGCCTGCTGGTCCTCTGAGTGTCACAGACATGTTGAGAAAGTTCCAGAaacagaaagacaaagagaaactaaaaagagagaaagagcgagagaagtTTGTTCTGGAGAagactacactacccacaaccccctATGTTTCTGCAGACCCTGCTGGGGGCGGCGCCAACATGGCAGACCCTCTGCTCAGCTTGATCGGATCGACCAATGACAGGGCGTTTCTCCAGGCAGCCAGCACTGTGGACTTTGACCTCGATCTAGACACCCTATTGGACGCCTCCGCTGAGACGCTGGCCAATCAGGTAGTCGTTGCCATGACCTTAACCAATCAGGAGGTCAACGCTAAGACCTTGGCCTACAAGGAAGTGAACG GTGCAGGTGGTGACACCCGTACTTCCACCCTGGAGagccacacacagacccccatcGACCCTGTCCCTCACCCCCAGGACCAGATTGACCTGGTCTCTGAATCCATCTCCAAGCCCCAGGCCCCAAAACCATCTACACAGCCAGTCTCTGACCCACAGGTCCAGCCCTCGTCACAGCCCACTCCCCTGCCTGAAGGTCTGTCACCAGCCATGGAGAAGAGAGCTCAAGACCTGGCCCTG GCTGCTAAGGGGTTGGAGGGAGAGTCAAAGGTCAAGTTCTTCACACCAGAGGTCAACGCCATCCTACTGGA CATTGAGCTGCAGTGCAGAGATGTGAGTGGCCAGGTGCGTTCTAAGGTGTACACACACCTTGCTTCATTCCTCCCCTGCAGCAGAGAGACACTGCTGAAACGGGTCAAGAAACTACTGCTGACACAG GAGGAGCCTCTCCAGAGGTTGAGGCAGGCAATCGACAAGGTGATGCCGGAACAGATCTCCCGTTACCACGACGACTGCCAGGCCCACGCCCAGGCCAGGGCCGCTAA GATGGTGGAGGAGAGTAAAGAGCGAGAACAGAAGGAGAACACAggatcagaggaggaggagggggaggaggagggggaggagaggagtggtaaACGAGTGGTGGGCCCCAGGAAGAAATTCAGATGGAACCAAGAGATCAG GGAGGGCCTGTGCAGTGCTGTTCGGGTGAGGATGGACAGATTCAAAGTGGAGAAAGGGAAAGGTGAGACGCAGGGACCGGAGGAGTTCCTGAAAGCTTTCTTGGACACAGAGATCAAAGCCCTCTGGCCGAAAGGCTGGATGCAGCCCAG AGTGCTGCTGAAGGAGAGTAGAAGGGTCCACTGCCCCACTGCACCTCTACAGCA AGTGAAGAGGAAGTCGGTGAAGAAACGGTCCTCTTTGGGCAGTGCTCCAACTCTTCCAGGGACCTCCAGTGGGCCTGGGGAGCCTCAGGTTTTCCTAGGAGTTCAACCCCAGAACGGTTCACCTCTTCTGGGCTCAGGCGTATCCACAACCCGCCAGAATCTAGATGACTCTCTGGACCAGGGTCGCATCCTCACACCCCCCTCTTTAGGGGTTGTGAAGGAGGAGCTCCCTGAGCTGAGGGGGGAGGAGAGTTGCCGGTCTGATTTTGGTTCCCCCATCGCTGTGTTGACCCCCTACGATGATTTGAAGCCTTTGCCTGTCAGCATGTCAGCCAATGCCAACACACATGCTCAGTCAACGACCGCGAACACACCCCCTCAGGCGAACACTCACTCCCAGTCTCCTCTGACCGTGCTCGCTAACCAGGCGCTGGCGCAAGTCCACATCCACAAAGACTACGTTTCCCAGGGGCACCTAGCATTGACGCAGGACCTTTCACTCCAGAACggccaccctcctccaccacagaagaagaagaagaaacgg GTTTCTGAGGCGTCTGCACGGAGCTTGCCCGCTCCGGGACACAAACCCGCTCCTGGTCTTCCTGGGATCCCTCTACTCCATGCCCTGGGTTTCCCGCTCTCCGACTTCGGACCAGGAACCATGGGAACGCTGACCCAGTCACAACATTCCAAAGACGCCCTGGTCACCGGCACCACTCCCGGAACGTTCCACCACGGACTCACGCACA ATGGCAGCCAGCTGGTGGGAGAGGGACCCAACGCTCAGAGAAAACTACAGTGA
- the LOC118378610 gene encoding ubinuclein-1-like isoform X3 gives MAEPRRVQLTTLSSNVPLQSAVGVKPALPPKEAVTVTPVAASTSTSWGSPTKQPVAASNSCSQGSSTKLVKTERFVLTLFEPDQHRCPEFYYPELVYKKKSVSDKDVPNTIEQENREKDELGAIARRFEDKYGCGNKRKKDRIQDLVDIGYGYDNEDSFIDNSEAYDELVPASLSTKLGGFYVNSGPLHFRQASDTETDDDSMTKNQQPKPPKKRRKEEGVKRRKYPGQVVTANPTVSNTGVLPDKNMWEEKPKKKKRKKPAGPLSVTDMLRKFQKQKDKEKLKREKEREKFVLEKTTLPTTPYVSADPAGGGANMADPLLSLIGSTNDRAFLQAASTVDFDLDLDTLLDASAETLANQVVVAMTLTNQEVNAKTLAYKEVNGAGGDTRTSTLESHTQTPIDPVPHPQDQIDLVSESISKPQAPKPSTQPVSDPQVQPSSQPTPLPEGLSPAMEKRAQDLALAAKGLEGESKVKFFTPEVNAILLDIELQCRDVSGQVRSKVYTHLASFLPCSRETLLKRVKKLLLTQEEPLQRLRQAIDKVMPEQISRYHDDCQAHAQARAAKMVEESKEREQKENTGSEEEEGEEEGEERSGKRVVGPRKKFRWNQEIREGLCSAVRVRMDRFKVEKGKGETQGPEEFLKAFLDTEIKALWPKGWMQPRVLLKESRRVHCPTAPLQQVKRKSVKKRSSLGSAPTLPGTSSGPGEPQVFLGVQPQNGSPLLGSGVSTTRQNLDDSLDQGRILTPPSLGVVKEELPELRGEESCRSDFGSPIAVLTPYDDLKPLPVSMSANANTHAQSTTANTPPQANTHSQSPLTVLANQALAQVHIHKDYVSQGHLALTQDLSLQNGHPPPPQKKKKKRVSEASARSLPAPGHKPAPGLPGIPLLHALGFPLSDFGPGTMGTLTQSQHSKDALVTGTTPGTFHHGLTHNGSQLVGEGPNAQRKLQ, from the exons ATGGCCGAACCACGAAGGGTTCAACTGACTACGCTGTCCAGTAATGTCCCCTTGCAGTCAGCCGTGGGGGTTAAACCAGCGTTACCCCCTAAAGAGGCGGTCACCGTTACTCCAGTAGCTGCGTCGACCTCAACTTCCTGGGGAAGTCCAACCAAACAACCTGTAGCCGCATCCAACTCGTGTTCTCAGGGTAGTTCAACCAAACTGGTTAAGACCGAACGCTTTGTCCTGACGTTGTTTGAGCCAGACCAGCATAGGTGTCCTGAGTTCTACTACCCTGAACTTGTTTACAAAAAG AAGAGCGTTTCAGACAAAGATGTACCAAACACAATtgagcaggagaacagagagaaggatgAACTTGGAGCGATCGCCAGGAGATTCGAGGATAAATAT ggatgtgGGAACAAACGTAAGAAGGATCGTATTCAGGATCTAGTGGATATAGGCTATGGTTATGACAACGAAGACTCTTTCATCGACAACTCAGAGGCA tATGATGAGTTGGTCCCAGCCTCTCTGAGCACCAAGCTGGGAGGGTTCTATGTCAACTCTGGACCTCTCCATTTCCGCCAGGCCTCTGATACGGAGACAGACGACGACTCCATGACCAAGAACCAACAACCCAAGCCCCCTAAA AAACGCAGGAAGGAAGAGGGAGTGAAGAGGAGGAAATACCCTGGACAGGTGGTGACTGCAAACCCCACGGTGTCAAACACTGG TGTTCTACCTGACAAAAACATGTGGGAGGAGAAACCGAAGAAGAAGAAAAGGAAGAAGCCTGCTGGTCCTCTGAGTGTCACAGACATGTTGAGAAAGTTCCAGAaacagaaagacaaagagaaactaaaaagagagaaagagcgagagaagtTTGTTCTGGAGAagactacactacccacaaccccctATGTTTCTGCAGACCCTGCTGGGGGCGGCGCCAACATGGCAGACCCTCTGCTCAGCTTGATCGGATCGACCAATGACAGGGCGTTTCTCCAGGCAGCCAGCACTGTGGACTTTGACCTCGATCTAGACACCCTATTGGACGCCTCCGCTGAGACGCTGGCCAATCAGGTAGTCGTTGCCATGACCTTAACCAATCAGGAGGTCAACGCTAAGACCTTGGCCTACAAGGAAGTGAACG GTGCAGGTGGTGACACCCGTACTTCCACCCTGGAGagccacacacagacccccatcGACCCTGTCCCTCACCCCCAGGACCAGATTGACCTGGTCTCTGAATCCATCTCCAAGCCCCAGGCCCCAAAACCATCTACACAGCCAGTCTCTGACCCACAGGTCCAGCCCTCGTCACAGCCCACTCCCCTGCCTGAAGGTCTGTCACCAGCCATGGAGAAGAGAGCTCAAGACCTGGCCCTG GCTGCTAAGGGGTTGGAGGGAGAGTCAAAGGTCAAGTTCTTCACACCAGAGGTCAACGCCATCCTACTGGA CATTGAGCTGCAGTGCAGAGATGTGAGTGGCCAGGTGCGTTCTAAGGTGTACACACACCTTGCTTCATTCCTCCCCTGCAGCAGAGAGACACTGCTGAAACGGGTCAAGAAACTACTGCTGACACAG GAGGAGCCTCTCCAGAGGTTGAGGCAGGCAATCGACAAGGTGATGCCGGAACAGATCTCCCGTTACCACGACGACTGCCAGGCCCACGCCCAGGCCAGGGCCGCTAA GATGGTGGAGGAGAGTAAAGAGCGAGAACAGAAGGAGAACACAggatcagaggaggaggagggggaggaggagggggaggagaggagtggtaaACGAGTGGTGGGCCCCAGGAAGAAATTCAGATGGAACCAAGAGATCAG GGAGGGCCTGTGCAGTGCTGTTCGGGTGAGGATGGACAGATTCAAAGTGGAGAAAGGGAAAGGTGAGACGCAGGGACCGGAGGAGTTCCTGAAAGCTTTCTTGGACACAGAGATCAAAGCCCTCTGGCCGAAAGGCTGGATGCAGCCCAG AGTGCTGCTGAAGGAGAGTAGAAGGGTCCACTGCCCCACTGCACCTCTACAGCA AGTGAAGAGGAAGTCGGTGAAGAAACGGTCCTCTTTGGGCAGTGCTCCAACTCTTCCAGGGACCTCCAGTGGGCCTGGGGAGCCTCAGGTTTTCCTAGGAGTTCAACCCCAGAACGGTTCACCTCTTCTGGGCTCAGGCGTATCCACAACCCGCCAGAATCTAGATGACTCTCTGGACCAGGGTCGCATCCTCACACCCCCCTCTTTAGGGGTTGTGAAGGAGGAGCTCCCTGAGCTGAGGGGGGAGGAGAGTTGCCGGTCTGATTTTGGTTCCCCCATCGCTGTGTTGACCCCCTACGATGATTTGAAGCCTTTGCCTGTCAGCATGTCAGCCAATGCCAACACACATGCTCAGTCAACGACCGCGAACACACCCCCTCAGGCGAACACTCACTCCCAGTCTCCTCTGACCGTGCTCGCTAACCAGGCGCTGGCGCAAGTCCACATCCACAAAGACTACGTTTCCCAGGGGCACCTAGCATTGACGCAGGACCTTTCACTCCAGAACggccaccctcctccaccacagaagaagaagaagaaacgg GTTTCTGAGGCGTCTGCACGGAGCTTGCCCGCTCCGGGACACAAACCCGCTCCTGGTCTTCCTGGGATCCCTCTACTCCATGCCCTGGGTTTCCCGCTCTCCGACTTCGGACCAGGAACCATGGGAACGCTGACCCAGTCACAACATTCCAAAGACGCCCTGGTCACCGGCACCACTCCCGGAACGTTCCACCACGGACTCACGCACA ATGGCAGCCAGCTGGTGGGAGAGGGACCCAACGCTCAGAGAAAACTACAGTGA
- the LOC118378610 gene encoding ubinuclein-1-like isoform X2: MAEPRRVQLTTLSSNVPLQSAVGVKPALPPKEAVTVTPVAASTSTSWGSPTKQPVAASNSCSQGSSTKLVKTERFVLTLFEPDQHRCPEFYYPELVYKKSVSDKDVPNTIEQENREKDELGAIARRFEDKYGCGNKRKKDRIQDLVDIGYGYDNEDSFIDNSEAYDELVPASLSTKLGGFYVNSGPLHFRQASDTETDDDSMTKNQQPKPPKVINSMTKNQQPKPPKKRRKEEGVKRRKYPGQVVTANPTVSNTGVLPDKNMWEEKPKKKKRKKPAGPLSVTDMLRKFQKQKDKEKLKREKEREKFVLEKTTLPTTPYVSADPAGGGANMADPLLSLIGSTNDRAFLQAASTVDFDLDLDTLLDASAETLANQVVVAMTLTNQEVNAKTLAYKEVNGAGGDTRTSTLESHTQTPIDPVPHPQDQIDLVSESISKPQAPKPSTQPVSDPQVQPSSQPTPLPEGLSPAMEKRAQDLALAAKGLEGESKVKFFTPEVNAILLDIELQCRDVSGQVRSKVYTHLASFLPCSRETLLKRVKKLLLTQEEPLQRLRQAIDKVMPEQISRYHDDCQAHAQARAAKMVEESKEREQKENTGSEEEEGEEEGEERSGKRVVGPRKKFRWNQEIREGLCSAVRVRMDRFKVEKGKGETQGPEEFLKAFLDTEIKALWPKGWMQPRVLLKESRRVHCPTAPLQQVKRKSVKKRSSLGSAPTLPGTSSGPGEPQVFLGVQPQNGSPLLGSGVSTTRQNLDDSLDQGRILTPPSLGVVKEELPELRGEESCRSDFGSPIAVLTPYDDLKPLPVSMSANANTHAQSTTANTPPQANTHSQSPLTVLANQALAQVHIHKDYVSQGHLALTQDLSLQNGHPPPPQKKKKKRVSEASARSLPAPGHKPAPGLPGIPLLHALGFPLSDFGPGTMGTLTQSQHSKDALVTGTTPGTFHHGLTHNGSQLVGEGPNAQRKLQ; this comes from the exons ATGGCCGAACCACGAAGGGTTCAACTGACTACGCTGTCCAGTAATGTCCCCTTGCAGTCAGCCGTGGGGGTTAAACCAGCGTTACCCCCTAAAGAGGCGGTCACCGTTACTCCAGTAGCTGCGTCGACCTCAACTTCCTGGGGAAGTCCAACCAAACAACCTGTAGCCGCATCCAACTCGTGTTCTCAGGGTAGTTCAACCAAACTGGTTAAGACCGAACGCTTTGTCCTGACGTTGTTTGAGCCAGACCAGCATAGGTGTCCTGAGTTCTACTACCCTGAACTTGTTTACAAAAAG AGCGTTTCAGACAAAGATGTACCAAACACAATtgagcaggagaacagagagaaggatgAACTTGGAGCGATCGCCAGGAGATTCGAGGATAAATAT ggatgtgGGAACAAACGTAAGAAGGATCGTATTCAGGATCTAGTGGATATAGGCTATGGTTATGACAACGAAGACTCTTTCATCGACAACTCAGAGGCA tATGATGAGTTGGTCCCAGCCTCTCTGAGCACCAAGCTGGGAGGGTTCTATGTCAACTCTGGACCTCTCCATTTCCGCCAGGCCTCTGATACGGAGACAGACGACGACTCCATGACCAAGAACCAACAACCCAAGCCCCCTAAAGTAATTAACTCCATGACCAAGAACCAACAACCCAAGCCCCCTAAA AAACGCAGGAAGGAAGAGGGAGTGAAGAGGAGGAAATACCCTGGACAGGTGGTGACTGCAAACCCCACGGTGTCAAACACTGG TGTTCTACCTGACAAAAACATGTGGGAGGAGAAACCGAAGAAGAAGAAAAGGAAGAAGCCTGCTGGTCCTCTGAGTGTCACAGACATGTTGAGAAAGTTCCAGAaacagaaagacaaagagaaactaaaaagagagaaagagcgagagaagtTTGTTCTGGAGAagactacactacccacaaccccctATGTTTCTGCAGACCCTGCTGGGGGCGGCGCCAACATGGCAGACCCTCTGCTCAGCTTGATCGGATCGACCAATGACAGGGCGTTTCTCCAGGCAGCCAGCACTGTGGACTTTGACCTCGATCTAGACACCCTATTGGACGCCTCCGCTGAGACGCTGGCCAATCAGGTAGTCGTTGCCATGACCTTAACCAATCAGGAGGTCAACGCTAAGACCTTGGCCTACAAGGAAGTGAACG GTGCAGGTGGTGACACCCGTACTTCCACCCTGGAGagccacacacagacccccatcGACCCTGTCCCTCACCCCCAGGACCAGATTGACCTGGTCTCTGAATCCATCTCCAAGCCCCAGGCCCCAAAACCATCTACACAGCCAGTCTCTGACCCACAGGTCCAGCCCTCGTCACAGCCCACTCCCCTGCCTGAAGGTCTGTCACCAGCCATGGAGAAGAGAGCTCAAGACCTGGCCCTG GCTGCTAAGGGGTTGGAGGGAGAGTCAAAGGTCAAGTTCTTCACACCAGAGGTCAACGCCATCCTACTGGA CATTGAGCTGCAGTGCAGAGATGTGAGTGGCCAGGTGCGTTCTAAGGTGTACACACACCTTGCTTCATTCCTCCCCTGCAGCAGAGAGACACTGCTGAAACGGGTCAAGAAACTACTGCTGACACAG GAGGAGCCTCTCCAGAGGTTGAGGCAGGCAATCGACAAGGTGATGCCGGAACAGATCTCCCGTTACCACGACGACTGCCAGGCCCACGCCCAGGCCAGGGCCGCTAA GATGGTGGAGGAGAGTAAAGAGCGAGAACAGAAGGAGAACACAggatcagaggaggaggagggggaggaggagggggaggagaggagtggtaaACGAGTGGTGGGCCCCAGGAAGAAATTCAGATGGAACCAAGAGATCAG GGAGGGCCTGTGCAGTGCTGTTCGGGTGAGGATGGACAGATTCAAAGTGGAGAAAGGGAAAGGTGAGACGCAGGGACCGGAGGAGTTCCTGAAAGCTTTCTTGGACACAGAGATCAAAGCCCTCTGGCCGAAAGGCTGGATGCAGCCCAG AGTGCTGCTGAAGGAGAGTAGAAGGGTCCACTGCCCCACTGCACCTCTACAGCA AGTGAAGAGGAAGTCGGTGAAGAAACGGTCCTCTTTGGGCAGTGCTCCAACTCTTCCAGGGACCTCCAGTGGGCCTGGGGAGCCTCAGGTTTTCCTAGGAGTTCAACCCCAGAACGGTTCACCTCTTCTGGGCTCAGGCGTATCCACAACCCGCCAGAATCTAGATGACTCTCTGGACCAGGGTCGCATCCTCACACCCCCCTCTTTAGGGGTTGTGAAGGAGGAGCTCCCTGAGCTGAGGGGGGAGGAGAGTTGCCGGTCTGATTTTGGTTCCCCCATCGCTGTGTTGACCCCCTACGATGATTTGAAGCCTTTGCCTGTCAGCATGTCAGCCAATGCCAACACACATGCTCAGTCAACGACCGCGAACACACCCCCTCAGGCGAACACTCACTCCCAGTCTCCTCTGACCGTGCTCGCTAACCAGGCGCTGGCGCAAGTCCACATCCACAAAGACTACGTTTCCCAGGGGCACCTAGCATTGACGCAGGACCTTTCACTCCAGAACggccaccctcctccaccacagaagaagaagaagaaacgg GTTTCTGAGGCGTCTGCACGGAGCTTGCCCGCTCCGGGACACAAACCCGCTCCTGGTCTTCCTGGGATCCCTCTACTCCATGCCCTGGGTTTCCCGCTCTCCGACTTCGGACCAGGAACCATGGGAACGCTGACCCAGTCACAACATTCCAAAGACGCCCTGGTCACCGGCACCACTCCCGGAACGTTCCACCACGGACTCACGCACA ATGGCAGCCAGCTGGTGGGAGAGGGACCCAACGCTCAGAGAAAACTACAGTGA